TCACTCACCAGAAGGGGACCCCATGCGCACCCGCCACGTCTACCACGCGGTGGACTCCCACACCGAAGGCATGCCCACCCGCGTCATCACCGGCGGTTTCGGGATCATCCCCGGCGCCACGATGGCCGAGAGGCGGCTCCACTTCGCCGAGCACCTCGACCACGTCCGCACCCTCCTCATGTACGAGCCGCGCGGCCACGCCGCGATGAGCGGCGCGATCCTCCAGCCGCCCACCCGCCCCGACGCCGACTACGGCGTCCTCTACATCGAGGTGTCCGGCCTGCTGCCGATGTGCGGCCACGGCACCATCGGCGTCGCCACCGTCCTCGTCGAGACGGGCATGGTGCCGGTCGTCGAACCGGTCACCACCGTCCGCCTCGACACCCCGGCGGGGCTCGTCAGCGTCGACGTCCGCGTCGAGGACGGCCGGGCGTGCTCCGTCACCCTCACCAACGTCCCCGCCTTCTCCGTCGGACTCGACCTCAAGGCCGACGTGCCCGGGTACGGAACGGTCACCTACGACCTCGCGTACGGCGGGAACTTCTACGCCTTCGTGGACCTCGACGCCCTGGGCCTGCCGTTCGACCGCGCCCACAAGCAGGAGCTGCTCGCCGCCGGGCTCGCCGTCATGGACGCGGTCAACGCCGGCCCCGACCGGCCCGTCCACCCCGAGAACCCGGCCTTCGCGGGGGTCAAGCACGTCTATCTGACCGCCCCCGGCTCCGACGCGACCCGCTCGCGCCACGCCATGGCCATCCACCCCGGCTGGTTCGACCGCTCCCCGTGCGGCACGGGAACCAGCGCGCGCATGGCCCAGCTGCACGCCAGGGGGCTCCTCGCCCCGCACACCGACTTCGTCAACGAGTCCTTCATCGGGACCGAGTTCACCGGGCGGATCGTCGACGAGACGACCGTGGGCGGACGGCCCGCCGTCGTCCCGACCGTCACCGGCCGCGCCTGGATCACCGGCACCGCCCAGTACTTCCTCGACCCCGAGGACCCGTTCCCCGCCGGGTTCCTGCTCTGAGGCCCTTACCGGCGGTACCGGCGGCCGGAGAAACGTGACATTGTACGATGCTCCCCCGTGACTTCTCGGAGGACGCACGATGGGTGACCTGAAACAGTACGGCCTCGTCAGAGCGCAGGAACGGCTCCGCGACCAGGTCGGCCACGCCCTTCGCGCCGCCCTGATCGCCGGCGAACTGCGCCCCGGGCAGGTCTACTCGGCCCCCGGACTCGCGAGCGACCTCGGCGTCTCCGCGACCCCGGTCCGCGAGGCCATGCTCGACCTGGCCCGGGAG
This is a stretch of genomic DNA from Streptomyces sp. R44. It encodes these proteins:
- a CDS encoding proline racemase family protein; this encodes MRTRHVYHAVDSHTEGMPTRVITGGFGIIPGATMAERRLHFAEHLDHVRTLLMYEPRGHAAMSGAILQPPTRPDADYGVLYIEVSGLLPMCGHGTIGVATVLVETGMVPVVEPVTTVRLDTPAGLVSVDVRVEDGRACSVTLTNVPAFSVGLDLKADVPGYGTVTYDLAYGGNFYAFVDLDALGLPFDRAHKQELLAAGLAVMDAVNAGPDRPVHPENPAFAGVKHVYLTAPGSDATRSRHAMAIHPGWFDRSPCGTGTSARMAQLHARGLLAPHTDFVNESFIGTEFTGRIVDETTVGGRPAVVPTVTGRAWITGTAQYFLDPEDPFPAGFLL